GGCCACGGGCCAGGTCACCACGTCGCGCACGCCGGCGGCGAGCCAGGCGAGGCCCGCCCCCACACCGCCCAGGAGCCCGGGCAGCCAGCGCAGCCACCGTTTGAAGATCAGGATGAGCGTGACCAGGAGGGCCAGGGTCAGGAAGATGCGGCCGCCCCAGAGGCCGAACAGGCCGTGGAAGGCGCGGGCGAGGCCGAAGCCGGCCACGCCGCCGAAGCGGATCGCGGTCTCGCCGGGCAGCGGGCCGTCGGGTTGGGCCAGCCACGCCGCCGAGACCAGCCACAGGGGCAGGGCGCGCAGCAGCACCGGGCGCAGGCGCGCCTGGGCCCCGGTCAGGTAGCCGAGGCCGAGCACCGCCACCACCAGGGGGAACGTCCAGCACCAGAGGCCGCCGAAGAGGGCGTGCAGGGCCACGTCCAGCACCGCGCCCACCGGGCCGCCCGGATTCGGGGCAGCCAGCAGGTCGGGCGTGGCTTCGCCTTCCATGACGCTCCACCAGGGACCGACCGGACCGGTCAGCGAGAGCCCCATGTACAGCGCCACGGCGATCAGCAGCAGTCCGCTCAGCCAGGGGGCGTCGGACCAGGACCGGCCGTTCTTCCGCTTAGCCTTCTTCCGATTTCGCCCGGACACGCAACCCCTCCTGGAGATGGGACAATTCCTCTTCGAGGAAACGTGTCGTGGCCTTGCCATCGAGGAAGACCCGGTTGTCCAGGACCTCCAGATGGAAGGGGGTGCTCGTGGGCAGACCCTCGAAGACGCATTCCTTCAGGGCCCGGCGCATCCGTGCGACAGCTTCCTCGCGATCCTTCCCGTGGGCGATGACCTTCGCCAACAGGCTGTCGTAGTGGGGCGGCACCATGTAGTCGCTGTAGACGTGGGTGTCGACCCGCACCCCCGGTCCGCCGGGGGCGTGGTAGTAGAAGATCCGGCCCGGGCAGGGCATGAAGTCCCGCTCGGGGTTCTCGGCGTTGATGCGGCACTCGATGGCGTGACCGCGGACCTTGATGTCATCCTGGGTGAAGTCGAACGGTTCGCCGGCCGCCACCTTGAGCATCCACTTGAGCAGGTCGAATCCCGTGACCATCTCGGTCACCGGGTGCTCGACCTGGATGCGGGTGTTCATCTCCATGAAGTAGAACGAGCCGTCCTCGTCGAGAAGGAACTCGACCGTGCCGGCGTTCACGTAGCCGACGCGCTCGGCGAGGCGCACCGCGGCCGCGCCCATGCGGGCCCGCAGGTCGGGGTCCACCGCCGGCGAGGGCGCCTCCTCGATGAGCTTCTGGTGGCGGCGCTGCACCGAGCAGTCGCGCTCGCCGAAATGGATCACCTTGCCGTGGGCGTCGCCCATGAGCTGGATCTCCACGTGCCGGGGATTCACCAGGTACTTCTCGAGGTACACGCCGTCGTTGCCGAAGGCCGCGCCGGCCTCGGTGCGGGCCGCCACGTAGTTCCGGCGCAGCTCCTCCTCGTCCCACGCCACGCGCATGCCCTTGCCGCCGCCACCGGCGGTGGCCTTGATGATCACCGGGTAGCCGAAGCGTTCGGCCGCCAGGGCCGCCTCCTCCACCGAATCGACCAGCCCCGTGCCCGGCACCACCGGGACCTCGGCCTCGACGGCCATGGTGCGGGCGGTGGCCTTGTCCCCCATCTGCCGGATCACCGCGGCGCTGGGACCGATCCAGGTGAAGTCGTTCTCGGCGCAGATCTCGGCGAACTCGGCGTTCTCGGCGAGGAAACCGTAGCCCGGATGGATGGCCTCGGCGCCGGTGATCTCGGCCGCCGCGATGATGTTGGGAATGCGCAGATAGCTCTCGGCACTGGTCTTCTTCCCCACGCACACCGACTCGTCGGCGTACTTCACGTGGAGCGAATGGGCGTCGGCGGCCGAGTGGACCGCCACCGTCTGGATGTCCAGCTCCCGGCACGCCCGCATGACACGCAGGGCGATCTCGCCCCGGTTGGCAATGAGGATCTTCTTGAACATGCACGACTTCCTGTATGGGCCCGAAGGGATTCGGTCACCCGCCGGGTCCGGTCCACCTCCGTGGGAGCCGCCGGCGGGCAGGGCTCGGGGCCGCTGCCGGGCGCGTCCGGACGGATCCGGATCGGCGGCCTGCGGCCATGGGGGATTCGCGGCCCCTATTTTGGCTGCCGCCCCCCCGCCTTGCAAGGGAAACGTTGGCCCCGGCGACCGCCCCGCCACCCCACAAAAAAGCCCCGGGTGGCCGATGGGGCCACCCGGGGACGCCGGTTCGCAGGCGGGAGCGGGGATCAGATCTTCTCGAGCTCCTTCTCCTCGTCCTTGGTCGCCTCCTCGAAGCGGTCCCACGTGGTGTCCGAACTGCCCTGGATGCCCTTGACCCGCAGCTGGAACTCGTGCGGGTTGCTGCTGGCCTTGGTGGCCGCCTCCAGGGTGATCTTGTTCTCCTTGTAGAGCTGCATCAGGGACTGGTCGAAGGTCTGCATCTGGTACTGGATGAAGCCCTCCTGGATCGCCTGGTGGATCCGCACGGTCTTGTCGGCCTCGCGGATGTACTCCTTGATGGTGCTCGTGTTGATGAGGACCTCGCAGGCCGGGTACCGCCGCAGCCCGTCCGCGTCGGCCACGAGACGCTGGGAGATGATCGATTGCAGGGTCGAGGCCACCAGGTAGCGGATCTCCTGCTGCTGATGCGGCGGGAAGAAGCTGATGATGCGGCTGATGGTCTGGGTCGCGTCGGTCGTGTGCAGGGTCGAGAGCACGAGATGACCGGTGTCCGCGGCGGTCAGCGCGATCTTCATGGACTCGGCGTCCCGGATCTCGCCGATGAGGATGACGTCCGGGTCCTGCCTCAGGACATGCTTGAGGGCCTCGGCGTAACTGCCGGTGTCACAGCCGATTTCACGCTGACTGATGATGCTCTTGCGGTCGCGATGCAGGAACTCGATCGGGTCCTCGATGGTGATCACATGGCGCGAACTCTCGCGGTTGATGATGTCGACGATCGAGGCGAGGGTCGTCGACTTGCCACTGCCCACGGTTCCCGTAACGAGCATGAGCCCGCGGGGCTTGAGGGCCAGTTCCTTGATCACCGGCGGCAGGTCGAGCTCCTCGGGCGTCTTGATCTCCACGGGAACGTGACGGAAGACCATGGCCACGCTGCCCCGCTGGACGTAGAAGTTCGCCCGGAACCGCGCCACGCCGGGCACGCCGAAGGCGAAGTCGATCTCGCGGGTGGCCTCGAACTGCTCGCGCTGGGCCGGTGCCAGGATCTGCTGCGTCACCGCGGCCATGTCCTGGATCGTCGGCGGTTCGTACTCGCCGTAGACCAGGGTGCCGTTGATGCGGAAACAGGGCGGCGTCGCCACCTTCAGGTGCAGGTCGCTCGCCCCCCGGGCGATCATCTCCTTGAGGATCTTCTTGATATCCATGCGACGGGCTCTCCTGGGCCGGGTTCGGACGCGCCGGGGCCCACGCCGGGCCCGGCATCTGGTTCCGATTTCGGCCGGATCCGGCCCGACTTGAGCCGGGATCGGCGCCCGTCGAAACGCCGAAACCGCCCCTGGGGGCGGTTTCGGCGGGTTCAGACGCGATCCGGAACGTTCCGGACGGATCCGGACGGATCCGGCGGAACCGGGATCAGTCCGGGTCGACGAGGAAGAGCACGGCTTCGGCCTCGACCGGGCCGCCATCCTCCAGGAGGATCTCCTTGATGGTGCCGCCGAATTCGGCTTCGATCTCGTTCATGACCTTCATGGCCTCGATGATGCAAAGGGTCTGGCCCGCAGCCACGTGGTCGCCCACGCTGACGAAGGCCGGACTGGTCGGCGAGGGCGAGCGGTAGAACGTGCCCACGATGGGCGAACGGACATCCTTCCACTTGCCGCGGGTCGCGTCGGCCGCGGGAGCCGCCGGGGCCTCCGCCACCGCCGGCGCCGCCGCGACCGGAGCCGCCACCGCCGGCAGGGGCACCTGCACGGGCGCGGGCATCATGGTCGGCGCTCCGTAGGTGTGGGCCGCCGACTTCTGGATGCGGACGGTCGTGTCCTGGTGGCTGACCTCCAGCTCCTCGATGCCGCTTTCCTCCACCAGCTTCACCAGCTCGCGGACCTTCTTGATGTCCATCCCCTGTCCTCCGCTTTCCTCGGCCTTGGCCATGAATCCGCCTTTCGGTGTCCGGGCCTACGCCCGCCCCAGGTACTTGCCGGTCCGCGAGTCGACCTTGATGATCTCGCCTTCCTCGATGAACAGGGGCACCTGCACGACCAGCCCCGTCTCCATCGTCGCCGGCTTCGAGCCGCCCTGGGCGGTGTCGCCACGCACGCCGGGATCGGTCTGGGCGATCTGCAGCTCGACGGTGAGGGGCGGCTCCACCGTCAGCGGCTTCTCCTCCAGGAGCAGCACGCTGCACAGGTCGCTCGCCTTGATGTAGAGGGGCACGTCCCCGAGGGCGTCCCGGTGCAGCTGCAGCTGCTCGTAGGTCTCGGTGTTCATGAAGACGTAGTCCTCGCCGTCCGGGTACAGGTACTGGAACGTCCGGCGCTCGAGCCGGACCTCCTCGACCCGCTCCCCGGCCCGGAACGTCTCCTCGACGACCTTGCCGTTCTCGATGTTCTTGAGCTTGGTGCGCACGAACGCCGGGCCCTTGCCGGGCTTCACGTGCTGGAACTCGGCAATCGACCACAGCCCATTCTTGTGGCGCATGGTGAACCCGGTGCGGAAATCACTGGTATCGGCCAAAGCGGTCCTCCAGATGCAAAACGGTCCTCGGAATCCAACCGTGGCAACGGGTCCTCCCGCATGATCCGGGCATTGCGGCGGATTTGCCACCAAAAAATCCGCCTATTGATAACACCCGGATGCCGCTCTGGCAATGTCGAACGGCCCTCTTGCCGCCGCCTAGCG
This is a stretch of genomic DNA from bacterium. It encodes these proteins:
- a CDS encoding acetyl-CoA carboxylase biotin carboxyl carrier protein; this encodes MDIKKVRELVKLVEESGIEELEVSHQDTTVRIQKSAAHTYGAPTMMPAPVQVPLPAVAAPVAAAPAVAEAPAAPAADATRGKWKDVRSPIVGTFYRSPSPTSPAFVSVGDHVAAGQTLCIIEAMKVMNEIEAEFGGTIKEILLEDGGPVEAEAVLFLVDPD
- a CDS encoding DNA translocase FtsK 4TM domain-containing protein translates to MSGRNRKKAKRKNGRSWSDAPWLSGLLLIAVALYMGLSLTGPVGPWWSVMEGEATPDLLAAPNPGGPVGAVLDVALHALFGGLWCWTFPLVVAVLGLGYLTGAQARLRPVLLRALPLWLVSAAWLAQPDGPLPGETAIRFGGVAGFGLARAFHGLFGLWGGRIFLTLALLVTLILIFKRWLRWLPGLLGGVGAGLAWLAAGVRDVVTWPVA
- a CDS encoding type IV pilus twitching motility protein PilT, which produces MDIKKILKEMIARGASDLHLKVATPPCFRINGTLVYGEYEPPTIQDMAAVTQQILAPAQREQFEATREIDFAFGVPGVARFRANFYVQRGSVAMVFRHVPVEIKTPEELDLPPVIKELALKPRGLMLVTGTVGSGKSTTLASIVDIINRESSRHVITIEDPIEFLHRDRKSIISQREIGCDTGSYAEALKHVLRQDPDVILIGEIRDAESMKIALTAADTGHLVLSTLHTTDATQTISRIISFFPPHQQQEIRYLVASTLQSIISQRLVADADGLRRYPACEVLINTSTIKEYIREADKTVRIHQAIQEGFIQYQMQTFDQSLMQLYKENKITLEAATKASSNPHEFQLRVKGIQGSSDTTWDRFEEATKDEEKELEKI
- the efp gene encoding elongation factor P: MADTSDFRTGFTMRHKNGLWSIAEFQHVKPGKGPAFVRTKLKNIENGKVVEETFRAGERVEEVRLERRTFQYLYPDGEDYVFMNTETYEQLQLHRDALGDVPLYIKASDLCSVLLLEEKPLTVEPPLTVELQIAQTDPGVRGDTAQGGSKPATMETGLVVQVPLFIEEGEIIKVDSRTGKYLGRA
- the accC gene encoding acetyl-CoA carboxylase biotin carboxylase subunit, which produces MFKKILIANRGEIALRVMRACRELDIQTVAVHSAADAHSLHVKYADESVCVGKKTSAESYLRIPNIIAAAEITGAEAIHPGYGFLAENAEFAEICAENDFTWIGPSAAVIRQMGDKATARTMAVEAEVPVVPGTGLVDSVEEAALAAERFGYPVIIKATAGGGGKGMRVAWDEEELRRNYVAARTEAGAAFGNDGVYLEKYLVNPRHVEIQLMGDAHGKVIHFGERDCSVQRRHQKLIEEAPSPAVDPDLRARMGAAAVRLAERVGYVNAGTVEFLLDEDGSFYFMEMNTRIQVEHPVTEMVTGFDLLKWMLKVAAGEPFDFTQDDIKVRGHAIECRINAENPERDFMPCPGRIFYYHAPGGPGVRVDTHVYSDYMVPPHYDSLLAKVIAHGKDREEAVARMRRALKECVFEGLPTSTPFHLEVLDNRVFLDGKATTRFLEEELSHLQEGLRVRAKSEEG